From Chryseobacterium shandongense, the proteins below share one genomic window:
- a CDS encoding BamA/TamA family outer membrane protein, whose translation MKLILKIFFILFCVFIQAQKKPYFLIDSETKVKKKVKDSASAVKFLDSLAQNSYFFTQLKEVRKKGDTTEIFFHKGKNFNETYVKLSDSISDKINVQKEFFTKNLDSTKKSINKKYIDDGFAFSRIKSKYKGQKNGYPVVELDINKNDKRTIDGFVVKGYTSVPKRFIKNLEKEFKGKTYDDKNLLAINKSFQGHQFINLERPPQTMFTKDSTSIYLFMEKKKTNSFDGVIGFGNDKTDKFTLNGTLNVNFRNIFNSFETINLYWQRNPDKGQTFDLQTDVPYLFKSNVGLNMKVNIFRQDSTFANVKALPAFYYHLNSRNKIGLRGTFESSSIIDTLYVQGKDYNKRGIGIWFEMVEPTDIDLFLYKTRINAGYDYLSTTYTKDNITSPQNQFYFFGEHNYHINGNHFLNIKGEGAMMDSKIDFSANELYRFGGWNSMRGFNENSLAADFYYYGSLEYRYLIGSQAFFDVFGQYGQLNNKSLNVKPKLYSVGLGFNFFIPIGLMSFQLSNGNEFGNPFKFNDIKIHWGILSRF comes from the coding sequence TTGAAATTAATTCTAAAAATATTTTTTATCCTGTTCTGCGTTTTTATTCAAGCGCAGAAGAAACCGTATTTCCTTATTGACTCGGAAACCAAAGTAAAAAAGAAAGTAAAAGATTCTGCATCGGCAGTAAAATTTCTCGATTCTCTTGCTCAGAATAGTTACTTTTTCACCCAGCTTAAAGAAGTAAGAAAAAAGGGAGACACTACGGAAATATTCTTTCACAAAGGAAAAAATTTCAATGAAACGTATGTGAAGCTTTCAGATTCTATTTCGGATAAGATAAATGTTCAGAAAGAATTTTTTACTAAAAATTTAGATTCCACTAAAAAAAGTATCAACAAAAAATATATTGATGACGGTTTTGCATTCAGCAGGATAAAATCAAAATACAAAGGGCAGAAAAACGGCTACCCTGTAGTGGAACTTGATATTAATAAAAATGATAAAAGAACCATAGATGGTTTCGTGGTGAAAGGCTATACCAGCGTTCCCAAAAGATTTATCAAAAATCTTGAAAAAGAATTTAAAGGCAAAACCTATGATGACAAAAACCTTCTGGCAATTAACAAATCTTTTCAGGGTCATCAGTTTATAAATCTGGAGCGTCCTCCACAAACTATGTTTACGAAGGATTCTACAAGCATTTACCTTTTCATGGAAAAGAAAAAAACCAACAGCTTCGACGGAGTAATTGGTTTCGGAAATGATAAAACAGATAAATTCACCCTGAATGGTACCCTCAATGTAAATTTCAGAAATATATTCAACAGCTTTGAAACCATCAATCTTTACTGGCAGCGAAACCCGGATAAAGGGCAGACTTTTGATCTCCAGACGGATGTGCCTTATCTTTTCAAATCCAATGTCGGATTGAATATGAAGGTCAATATTTTCCGCCAGGATTCCACTTTTGCAAATGTAAAGGCGCTTCCTGCTTTTTATTATCATCTTAATTCAAGGAATAAAATCGGGTTGCGCGGAACTTTTGAAAGCTCCAGTATTATTGATACACTGTATGTTCAGGGAAAAGATTACAATAAAAGAGGAATCGGGATCTGGTTTGAAATGGTAGAACCTACGGATATTGACCTTTTCCTGTATAAAACAAGAATTAACGCAGGATATGATTATCTTTCCACTACCTATACCAAAGATAACATCACCTCCCCGCAAAACCAGTTTTACTTTTTCGGGGAACACAATTACCATATCAATGGAAATCATTTCCTTAACATCAAAGGAGAAGGAGCCATGATGGACTCCAAAATCGACTTTTCCGCCAACGAATTATATCGGTTTGGGGGCTGGAACTCGATGCGGGGTTTCAATGAAAATTCCCTCGCGGCAGATTTTTATTATTACGGAAGTTTGGAGTACCGGTATCTCATCGGAAGCCAGGCCTTTTTCGATGTTTTCGGACAATATGGCCAGCTCAACAACAAATCCCTCAATGTAAAACCTAAACTATACAGCGTCGGACTCGGATTTAACTTCTTCATCCCGATAGGGTTGATGAGCTTTCAGCTTTCTAATGGTAACGAATTCGGAAATCCCTTTAAATTTAACGATATTAAAATCCACTGGGGAATTTTAAGCAGATTTTAA
- a CDS encoding SDR family oxidoreductase: protein MNTKTIIITGTSSGIGFVLAEYFGKKGHKVYGLSRKHTESAYFTSIPTDVTDNDAVQNAIAEVLKTETRIDVLINNAGMGMVGAVEDSSKEDILKLFNLNLVGAVQMMTAVMPKMRENKFGQIINVSSIGSEMGLPFRGFYSASKSALDKVTEAMRYEVYRWNIHVCSLHLGDIKTNIAENRVRTKVSEPYKNVFDKVYALMNSHVGDGTEPLEVAEYVDELLQKNKWKAHYYFGKFGQKIGVPLKWILPQGTYENLMKKYNKLA, encoded by the coding sequence ATGAATACAAAAACAATCATCATCACCGGAACTTCTTCAGGAATAGGTTTTGTGCTGGCAGAATATTTCGGTAAAAAAGGCCACAAAGTATACGGACTGAGCCGAAAGCACACCGAAAGTGCTTATTTCACATCCATTCCTACTGATGTTACGGATAATGATGCAGTACAAAATGCGATTGCAGAAGTACTAAAAACCGAAACCAGAATCGATGTTCTTATTAATAATGCCGGAATGGGAATGGTAGGAGCCGTAGAAGATTCTTCAAAGGAAGATATTTTAAAGTTATTCAACCTTAATCTTGTCGGTGCAGTACAAATGATGACTGCGGTAATGCCGAAAATGCGTGAAAACAAATTCGGACAGATCATTAATGTTTCCAGTATCGGAAGTGAGATGGGACTTCCGTTCCGCGGTTTTTACTCGGCTTCAAAATCGGCACTGGATAAAGTGACAGAAGCGATGAGGTACGAAGTATATCGATGGAATATCCATGTATGCTCGCTGCATCTGGGAGATATCAAAACCAATATTGCAGAAAACCGTGTCCGCACAAAAGTTTCGGAACCATATAAAAATGTTTTTGATAAAGTATATGCGCTCATGAACAGCCATGTAGGTGACGGAACCGAACCTCTTGAAGTTGCAGAATACGTAGACGAACTTTTACAGAAAAATAAATGGAAGGCTCATTACTATTTTGGAAAATTTGGGCAGAAAATAGGAGTTCCTTTGAAATGGATTCTTCCGCAGGGAACTTATGAAAATCTGATGAAGAAATACAATAAACTGGCTTAG
- a CDS encoding 3-phosphoshikimate 1-carboxyvinyltransferase, protein MKKLKKSELKENQTIQISGSKSISNRLLILESLFKNIEIGNLSNSQDTSLLKKALSENTEVVDIHHAGTAMRFLTSYYSIQDGKTTIMTGSKRMKERPIKNLVTALQNLGVKIEYLENEGFPPLKIKGKTITETKVNVPANISSQFITSLLLIAGILENGLEINLVGEVTSRSYIEMTLNILTKFGIKNSFIGNTIKVDHFNNHQSIINYEVESDWSSASYFYSFAALGRKTIHLKSFYKESTQGDSAIAKIYEDFFGIKTIFTEEEHKITLHLESNFKFPEKIVLDMNNCPDIAQTLCVTATALKIPFEISGLGTLRVKETDRILALHNELKKLGTETEYTDSTIRSTGFYKAEENIIIQTYQDHRMAMAFAPFCMVQEVNIEEEEVVEKSYPMFWKDLQIILTENS, encoded by the coding sequence ATGAAGAAGCTAAAAAAATCAGAATTAAAAGAAAACCAGACCATACAAATCAGCGGTTCGAAAAGCATTTCGAATCGTTTGTTGATTTTAGAAAGTCTGTTTAAAAATATAGAAATCGGAAATCTTTCAAATTCTCAAGACACAAGTCTTTTGAAAAAGGCCTTATCGGAAAACACAGAAGTGGTGGATATCCATCATGCAGGAACGGCAATGCGTTTTCTTACCTCATACTATTCGATTCAGGATGGCAAAACAACGATTATGACTGGCTCCAAAAGAATGAAGGAAAGACCGATTAAAAATCTGGTAACGGCTTTACAGAATCTTGGGGTAAAAATTGAGTATCTGGAAAATGAAGGATTTCCGCCTCTGAAAATTAAAGGAAAGACAATCACAGAGACTAAAGTGAATGTTCCGGCCAATATTTCGAGCCAGTTCATCACTTCCCTTCTGTTAATCGCCGGAATATTAGAAAACGGGCTGGAAATAAACCTCGTTGGTGAAGTTACTTCAAGATCTTATATCGAAATGACTCTCAATATTTTAACCAAATTTGGAATAAAAAACAGCTTCATCGGGAACACAATCAAAGTAGACCATTTTAACAATCACCAATCAATCATCAATTATGAAGTAGAGAGCGATTGGAGTTCTGCCTCGTATTTCTATTCTTTTGCAGCACTGGGACGAAAGACGATTCACCTGAAAAGCTTTTACAAAGAATCCACCCAGGGAGATTCTGCCATTGCAAAGATTTATGAAGATTTTTTCGGAATTAAAACAATTTTTACGGAAGAAGAACACAAAATAACACTTCATCTGGAGTCGAATTTTAAGTTTCCTGAAAAGATTGTTTTGGATATGAACAATTGTCCGGATATCGCACAAACCCTTTGTGTAACAGCAACAGCATTGAAAATTCCTTTCGAAATTTCAGGCTTGGGAACATTAAGAGTAAAAGAAACTGACAGGATTTTAGCATTACATAATGAATTAAAAAAACTAGGAACAGAAACTGAATATACTGATTCCACCATAAGATCTACAGGATTCTACAAAGCTGAGGAAAACATCATTATCCAAACGTATCAGGATCACAGGATGGCAATGGCTTTTGCTCCATTTTGCATGGTTCAGGAAGTAAATATTGAAGAAGAAGAGGTCGTTGAAAAATCCTATCCTATGTTTTGGAAAGATCTACAAATTATTTTAACTGAAAACTCATGA
- a CDS encoding nucleotide pyrophosphohydrolase, translating into MEITNLQQQVDEWIRTIGVRYFNELTNMAMLTEEVGEVARIIARRYGEQSEKESDKSKDLGEELADVLFVTLCLANQTGVNLQEAFDKKMKIKTDRDKDRHQNNEKLK; encoded by the coding sequence ATGGAAATTACAAACCTTCAGCAACAGGTTGATGAATGGATAAGAACAATTGGCGTTCGTTATTTCAATGAACTCACCAATATGGCTATGCTGACCGAGGAAGTAGGCGAAGTGGCAAGAATTATCGCAAGGAGATACGGCGAACAAAGTGAAAAGGAAAGCGATAAAAGTAAAGATCTGGGCGAAGAACTGGCAGACGTATTATTTGTAACATTATGTTTAGCCAATCAAACCGGAGTCAATCTGCAGGAAGCTTTTGATAAAAAAATGAAAATAAAGACCGATCGAGATAAAGACCGTCACCAGAATAACGAGAAATTAAAATAA
- a CDS encoding right-handed parallel beta-helix repeat-containing protein — MKIKLLLAFSFWMLVMAVSCNKDDISFDAPSQQLSFSRDTVFCDTVYHQVRSETYAVKVYNNEDKDILIPRIHLEKGASSLYKINVDGKPGYDFKDVPLRKKDSLYIFVEIAPEATGPEAIAEDKILFESPAGQQNVVLFSVVQDAEFFIKTPSNPNILTSDATWNNNKAKIIYGDLTIDQNVILNIQPGTKVYFHKNSGMKVLQGATLNINGTLTNNVTLRGDRNDPAYDTIPKNWNSIKMEAGSTLNMNYARLFGGTKGLEMKQANATISNSFIHNFQEYGIYSIGSTITARNLVMNNCGESAIGIFRGGTYNLTHCTIANYSDLLQSYNRNGIFATNEWKNESNQTEQGALIINVRNSIVYSDRENAVFFEQTPGQLFNFTIENCLLKYSNQSEAGFMDTAPSVIQLVKNQDPLFVNYFAAQMNLRVKQNSPAIGKGNIAVAATVPTDIAGISRTSNPTLGAYQYQ; from the coding sequence ATGAAAATCAAATTACTACTGGCTTTTTCTTTCTGGATGCTTGTTATGGCCGTATCCTGTAATAAAGACGATATCAGTTTTGATGCGCCTTCACAGCAGCTTAGCTTTTCAAGAGACACGGTATTTTGTGATACCGTTTATCATCAGGTTCGTTCAGAGACGTATGCCGTAAAGGTTTATAATAATGAAGATAAAGACATCCTCATCCCGAGAATACACCTGGAAAAAGGGGCCTCATCTTTATATAAAATCAATGTAGACGGAAAGCCGGGGTATGATTTTAAAGATGTCCCGTTAAGAAAAAAAGACAGTCTTTATATTTTCGTGGAAATTGCTCCGGAAGCAACCGGGCCTGAAGCGATTGCAGAAGACAAAATTCTTTTCGAAAGTCCTGCAGGACAGCAAAATGTGGTGTTGTTTTCCGTAGTGCAGGATGCAGAATTCTTTATTAAAACGCCTTCCAACCCGAATATTCTAACTTCGGATGCTACATGGAATAACAATAAAGCCAAAATTATTTATGGTGATTTAACGATAGACCAAAATGTAATCCTGAATATTCAGCCGGGAACCAAAGTTTATTTCCATAAAAATAGTGGGATGAAAGTGCTCCAGGGAGCAACACTCAATATCAACGGAACACTTACCAATAATGTTACGCTACGTGGCGACAGAAATGATCCAGCATACGATACCATTCCTAAAAACTGGAATTCTATTAAAATGGAAGCAGGCTCTACTTTAAATATGAATTATGCAAGGCTTTTCGGAGGGACAAAAGGACTGGAAATGAAGCAAGCCAATGCTACTATCAGCAATTCATTTATTCATAATTTCCAGGAGTACGGAATTTATTCAATAGGATCAACAATTACCGCAAGAAATCTTGTCATGAACAACTGTGGAGAGTCTGCAATAGGTATCTTCAGAGGAGGAACCTATAATTTAACACATTGTACCATTGCCAACTATTCTGATCTTCTGCAGTCTTATAACAGAAACGGAATATTTGCCACCAATGAATGGAAAAATGAATCAAACCAGACTGAGCAGGGCGCATTAATCATAAACGTGAGAAACAGTATTGTTTACTCTGACCGCGAAAACGCTGTATTTTTTGAACAAACTCCAGGACAGCTGTTTAATTTTACTATTGAAAACTGTCTTTTAAAATACTCTAATCAATCGGAAGCCGGCTTCATGGATACTGCACCGAGTGTTATTCAATTGGTGAAAAATCAGGATCCGCTGTTTGTCAATTATTTTGCTGCCCAAATGAATTTACGGGTGAAGCAGAATTCTCCGGCTATAGGAAAAGGAAACATCGCGGTTGCAGCAACAGTTCCTACAGATATTGCAGGGATTTCAAGAACATCAAATCCTACGTTGGGGGCTTATCAATATCAATAA
- a CDS encoding type B 50S ribosomal protein L31 gives MKNGIHPENYRLVVFKDMSNDEVFLCKSTAETKDTIEYEGQEYPLIKMEISSTSHPFYTGKVKLVDTAGRVDKFMNKYKKFAK, from the coding sequence ATGAAAAACGGAATCCACCCAGAAAATTATAGACTTGTTGTTTTCAAAGATATGAGTAACGACGAAGTATTTCTTTGCAAGTCTACAGCAGAAACAAAAGACACTATCGAGTACGAAGGACAAGAGTACCCTTTGATCAAAATGGAAATCTCTTCAACTTCTCACCCTTTCTACACTGGTAAAGTGAAGTTAGTTGATACAGCAGGTAGAGTTGATAAGTTCATGAACAAATACAAAAAATTCGCTAAGTAA
- a CDS encoding GlmU family protein, with the protein MQLVFSDAQYWEEFLPLTFTRPVAEMRCGILKFSERWQKILENTEISFFTESYLQKKYPEPEKKESLFLVTNFLPTENVIQQIKDLKLGEALVYEDELIAAKINMDGFSLHQIEKMTDIKEELVFFKKPADLFTYNQRAIDFDFDLLTKDRVSQELSSTNGFLGDKNDLFIEEGAQIEFSTLNTKTGKIYIGKNAEVMEGCHLRGPIALCEESKFNLGAKIYGATTVGPHSKVGGEVSNIIIFGYSNKGHDGFIGNSVIGEWCNFGADSNSSNMKNNYGNVRLWNYRRKAFEDTGLQFAGLIMGDHSKTAINTQLNTGTVVGVASNIFKEGFPPNLVENFSWGGFKDDEKFKLDKAYEVAERAMARRKVVLTDNDKAILKHIFDEY; encoded by the coding sequence ATGCAATTAGTATTTTCAGATGCGCAATATTGGGAAGAATTTCTTCCGCTTACTTTTACAAGACCCGTTGCGGAAATGCGGTGCGGAATTCTTAAATTCTCCGAAAGATGGCAGAAGATTTTGGAAAACACTGAAATCTCTTTTTTTACAGAGTCTTATTTACAGAAAAAATATCCTGAGCCTGAAAAAAAAGAAAGCCTTTTTCTGGTAACAAATTTTCTCCCGACCGAAAATGTCATTCAACAAATCAAAGATCTGAAACTGGGAGAAGCTTTGGTATATGAAGATGAATTAATTGCTGCTAAAATCAATATGGATGGTTTTTCTCTCCATCAAATCGAGAAAATGACGGATATTAAGGAAGAGCTGGTTTTCTTTAAAAAACCGGCAGATCTTTTCACCTACAATCAGAGAGCAATCGATTTTGATTTTGATTTGCTAACGAAAGACAGGGTTTCTCAGGAGCTTTCATCAACCAACGGATTTTTAGGAGACAAAAATGACCTTTTCATTGAAGAAGGTGCTCAGATTGAATTTTCAACCCTCAATACCAAAACAGGAAAGATTTATATAGGGAAAAATGCTGAAGTAATGGAAGGCTGTCATTTGCGTGGACCAATTGCTCTTTGTGAAGAATCTAAATTTAATTTAGGCGCAAAAATCTACGGCGCAACAACAGTCGGCCCACATTCAAAAGTAGGAGGCGAGGTCAGCAATATTATTATTTTCGGATACTCCAATAAAGGGCATGATGGTTTTATCGGCAACTCGGTCATTGGTGAATGGTGTAATTTCGGGGCAGATTCCAATTCTTCCAATATGAAAAATAATTATGGAAATGTAAGATTATGGAATTACAGAAGAAAAGCTTTTGAAGACACAGGGCTGCAATTTGCCGGGCTGATCATGGGAGATCATTCTAAAACAGCCATCAATACCCAGCTCAATACAGGAACGGTTGTCGGTGTCGCATCCAATATTTTTAAAGAAGGTTTTCCTCCGAATTTGGTTGAAAATTTCTCATGGGGAGGTTTTAAAGATGATGAGAAATTTAAATTGGATAAAGCCTATGAAGTTGCAGAACGGGCAATGGCGAGAAGAAAAGTAGTGCTGACTGATAACGATAAGGCCATTTTAAAACATATTTTTGACGAGTATTAA
- a CDS encoding RNA polymerase sigma factor, with the protein MTQETFRSTVFILKNEMYRFAKRFVMSSDEAEDVVQDLMIRFWQKKDELEQFGNLKSYALKAVRNECLNRLKHHDVKTGFADMQLHRSELYSMEVNNLKEHIIGFINELPEKQKTVIHLKDVEEYEVSEIAEMLEMEENAVRVNLMRARQKVKEQISQLMSYEQRQISR; encoded by the coding sequence ATGACCCAAGAAACTTTCAGAAGTACGGTATTCATTCTCAAAAATGAGATGTATCGCTTTGCGAAAAGGTTTGTCATGAGTAGTGATGAGGCTGAAGACGTGGTGCAGGATCTGATGATCAGATTCTGGCAGAAAAAAGATGAGCTGGAGCAATTCGGGAATTTAAAATCGTATGCGCTGAAAGCAGTTCGGAACGAATGTCTGAACAGACTGAAGCATCACGATGTAAAGACAGGTTTTGCAGATATGCAACTTCACCGATCGGAACTTTACAGTATGGAAGTAAATAATCTTAAGGAACATATCATCGGTTTCATTAATGAGCTTCCGGAAAAACAAAAGACAGTGATCCATTTGAAAGATGTAGAAGAATATGAAGTCTCGGAAATCGCAGAGATGCTTGAAATGGAAGAAAACGCAGTAAGGGTAAATCTGATGCGGGCAAGACAAAAAGTAAAAGAACAAATCTCACAATTGATGAGCTATGAGCAAAGACAAATTTCAAGATAA
- a CDS encoding DUF4252 domain-containing protein, with protein MKKIFIIFAFAFSQFFNVYGQDKLDQLFDKYQEVEGVTSIKIAKPMFGMLSNLDLGDAELDQIKPLLSKINGLKVFIAEKPEDAGSVNGQKLSQINKDIKSYLSNLNYSEIMTMNSNGAKIKFLSAEEKNGILDDLLLSIDSGGEESILIKLDGRLSMDDINKIINSNETKTNPVTNTRNSFASQNTNSYLNGESRNVGEFSGVNVSTGVIVNFKQENPTAVKVIADADKLQYIVTKVDNGVLRVYVDNKGQRNLKFKNISVNVSSPRIDNIKTSSGAVFNAINNINEKTVSVDLSSGSVVNGNFNSDNTRVEVSSGAVINSTMNTKQIAVKASSGAVANLNGRVDAGSIDVSSGAVCNSEKFQFNELEAEATSGGVITGNVAERLKATASSGGSIRYKGNPRIDSNISKTSGGSLKQIN; from the coding sequence ATGAAAAAAATATTCATCATATTCGCATTTGCCTTTTCACAATTTTTTAATGTGTACGGGCAGGATAAATTAGATCAGCTTTTTGATAAATACCAGGAAGTAGAAGGTGTAACCTCTATCAAAATTGCAAAACCGATGTTCGGGATGCTCAGCAACCTGGATTTGGGTGATGCGGAACTCGATCAGATCAAACCATTATTATCAAAAATAAACGGATTAAAAGTCTTTATTGCCGAAAAACCCGAAGATGCAGGTTCTGTGAACGGACAAAAATTGTCACAGATCAACAAGGATATCAAATCTTATCTGAGCAATCTCAATTACAGCGAGATTATGACCATGAACAGCAACGGAGCAAAAATAAAATTCCTGTCTGCTGAAGAAAAAAACGGAATTCTGGATGACCTGTTATTAAGTATTGACAGTGGTGGTGAAGAAAGTATCCTTATAAAACTGGACGGAAGGCTTTCCATGGATGATATCAATAAAATCATCAATTCTAACGAGACCAAAACAAACCCTGTTACCAATACCAGAAACAGCTTTGCTTCCCAAAACACAAATTCTTACCTTAACGGAGAATCCAGAAATGTCGGAGAATTCTCAGGAGTAAATGTAAGTACGGGTGTTATTGTCAACTTTAAGCAGGAAAACCCGACAGCGGTGAAGGTAATTGCCGATGCAGACAAGCTGCAGTATATTGTAACTAAAGTTGATAATGGGGTTCTCAGGGTATATGTGGATAATAAGGGACAAAGAAATTTAAAGTTTAAAAACATAAGTGTAAACGTTTCCTCTCCCAGAATTGACAATATTAAAACTTCTTCGGGTGCCGTCTTCAATGCAATCAATAATATAAATGAAAAGACAGTTTCAGTCGATCTTTCGTCAGGATCTGTAGTGAACGGGAATTTCAATTCAGATAATACGAGAGTTGAGGTAAGCTCGGGAGCGGTAATCAATTCTACGATGAACACAAAGCAGATTGCTGTAAAAGCATCAAGCGGGGCAGTGGCAAATCTTAACGGAAGAGTTGATGCAGGTTCAATTGATGTAAGCAGCGGAGCGGTTTGCAATTCGGAGAAATTTCAGTTCAATGAACTTGAAGCTGAAGCAACATCAGGAGGCGTAATTACCGGTAATGTAGCAGAACGTTTAAAAGCAACGGCATCTTCAGGAGGAAGCATCAGATATAAAGGAAATCCCAGAATAGATTCTAATATCAGCAAGACATCGGGCGGAAGCTTAAAACAAATCAACTAA
- a CDS encoding DUF4252 domain-containing protein has product MKIFKTIFLILSVMFVMQSCVVFEKPNIAYFSDSGRDFKGAKFVSINVPLFLAKPYIKKALREDVEDEELIRLVKKVSKIKVLTVENGDRAMLRDFANYLNNNNYEEWAMIKHNGDNVNIRVKQKGDAIKNMLITVNSDNELVFVDIKGTFTADDISRMIASAQDK; this is encoded by the coding sequence ATGAAAATATTTAAAACTATTTTTCTAATCCTTTCCGTAATGTTTGTGATGCAGTCTTGTGTTGTTTTCGAAAAACCAAACATTGCTTATTTTTCAGATTCCGGAAGGGATTTCAAAGGAGCAAAATTTGTAAGTATCAATGTTCCATTGTTTCTGGCTAAGCCTTACATAAAAAAAGCCTTAAGAGAAGACGTTGAAGATGAAGAGCTTATCAGACTGGTAAAAAAGGTTTCAAAAATAAAAGTGCTGACTGTTGAAAACGGAGACCGTGCAATGCTGAGAGATTTTGCCAATTATCTGAATAACAATAATTATGAAGAATGGGCGATGATAAAGCATAATGGAGACAATGTCAACATTCGTGTAAAACAAAAAGGTGATGCTATCAAAAATATGCTGATCACTGTAAATTCAGATAATGAGCTTGTTTTTGTAGATATTAAAGGGACCTTCACTGCAGATGACATTTCAAGGATGATTGCTTCCGCACAAGATAAGTAG
- the guaB gene encoding IMP dehydrogenase: protein MSIHNKIVETAITFDDVLLVPSYSEVLPNQVSLKSRLTDKITLNVPIVSAAMDTVTEAELAIALARVGGLGFIHKNMTIAEQAAQVNRVKRSENGMISDPVTLSKDHTLAQAKDTMAKYKISGLPVVDAENTLIGIITNRDVKYQENLDMKVEEIMTKDNLITSDKNTNLEKAKEILLKNRVEKLPIVDAENKLVGLITIKDIDNQLEYPNANKDQNGRLIVGAGVGVGEDTLERIEALVKAGVDIIGIDSAHGHSKGVLDKIAEIRKTYPDLDIVGGNIVTAEAAEDLIKAGANVLKVGVGPGSICTTRVVAGVGVPQLSAIYNVYEYAKTKNVAVIADGGIKLSGDIVKAIASGAGAVMLGSLLAGTDEAPGEEIIFQGRKFKTYQGMGSLSAMKRGGKERYFQSEAKKFVPEGIEGRVPSKGKLEDVIFQLTGGLRAGMGYCGAKDIEALQTETKMVMITGSGLKESHPHDVIITQEAPNYSL from the coding sequence ATGTCTATTCATAACAAAATTGTAGAGACAGCCATCACTTTCGATGACGTGCTTCTAGTTCCTTCTTATTCAGAAGTTTTACCTAATCAGGTTTCATTAAAATCAAGACTTACCGACAAAATTACGCTTAATGTTCCAATAGTTTCAGCTGCAATGGATACTGTTACGGAAGCAGAACTGGCTATTGCTTTAGCTAGAGTAGGGGGATTAGGTTTCATTCATAAGAATATGACGATTGCAGAACAGGCTGCTCAGGTAAACCGTGTAAAGCGTTCTGAAAACGGAATGATCTCAGATCCTGTCACCCTTTCAAAAGATCATACTCTTGCTCAGGCTAAAGATACGATGGCCAAATATAAAATCTCAGGACTTCCTGTAGTTGATGCTGAAAATACATTAATTGGAATTATTACCAATAGAGATGTAAAGTATCAGGAAAATCTTGATATGAAAGTGGAAGAGATTATGACAAAAGATAATCTCATTACATCGGATAAAAATACCAACCTGGAGAAAGCCAAAGAAATCCTTCTGAAAAACAGAGTCGAAAAGCTTCCGATCGTTGATGCTGAAAATAAATTAGTAGGATTAATTACTATTAAAGATATTGATAACCAGTTAGAATATCCTAACGCGAATAAAGATCAGAACGGAAGGTTAATCGTTGGAGCAGGGGTAGGAGTAGGAGAAGATACGCTGGAAAGAATTGAAGCATTGGTAAAAGCCGGAGTTGATATCATCGGTATCGATTCTGCGCACGGACATTCTAAAGGTGTTTTAGATAAAATTGCGGAAATCAGAAAAACATATCCGGATCTGGATATCGTAGGAGGAAATATTGTAACGGCTGAAGCAGCGGAGGATTTGATTAAAGCAGGAGCAAATGTTCTTAAAGTAGGCGTCGGCCCCGGTTCGATCTGTACAACGAGAGTGGTTGCCGGAGTTGGAGTTCCGCAGTTGTCTGCAATTTACAATGTTTACGAATATGCTAAAACTAAAAATGTTGCCGTTATTGCAGATGGAGGAATCAAGCTTTCCGGAGATATTGTAAAAGCAATCGCAAGCGGAGCAGGAGCTGTAATGTTAGGATCACTTCTTGCAGGAACAGATGAAGCGCCGGGTGAAGAAATTATTTTCCAGGGAAGAAAATTCAAAACCTATCAGGGAATGGGAAGTCTTTCTGCCATGAAGAGAGGTGGTAAAGAGAGATATTTTCAAAGTGAGGCTAAAAAATTTGTTCCGGAAGGAATTGAAGGAAGAGTTCCGAGCAAAGGGAAGCTGGAAGATGTTATTTTCCAATTGACGGGTGGTTTAAGAGCTGGAATGGGATATTGTGGGGCTAAAGATATTGAAGCATTACAAACAGAAACCAAAATGGTAATGATCACAGGAAGCGGATTGAAAGAATCGCACCCTCATGATGTAATCATAACACAGGAAGCTCCGAACTATTCTTTATAA